Proteins encoded together in one Paenibacillus sp. J23TS9 window:
- a CDS encoding L-lactate dehydrogenase produces MNRKRRRVAIVGSGMVGSSCAYSMINQSICDEIMMIDRTYDRALAQALDLSHCIDFTHTRTTVYAGTYADCSDVDVVILTAGANPKPGQNRMDVLAEAAEITRQIVTPIVESGFNGIFIVAANPVDVVTYMIWKLTGFPRHRVIGSGTSIDSSRLKTLLSDVFSIDPRSVSGYALGEHGESQFVAWSHVTIGGKPILDILAQHQERFRHLDLEDIARKTKDAGWEIFTRKGSTHFGIGSAIAHIARSVLNDEHKIIAVSAILDGEYGQYGVCAGVPAIISSDGIQELLELKLNEDEQQRFNDSCELIRHNLSGLALDPI; encoded by the coding sequence ATGAACCGTAAAAGAAGAAGAGTCGCCATCGTAGGCTCCGGCATGGTCGGATCCAGCTGCGCTTACTCCATGATTAACCAGTCCATCTGCGACGAGATCATGATGATTGACCGTACGTATGACCGGGCGCTCGCACAGGCTCTCGATTTGTCGCATTGCATTGATTTCACACATACACGCACCACCGTTTATGCCGGTACCTATGCGGATTGTTCCGATGTGGATGTTGTCATTCTGACGGCTGGCGCGAATCCAAAACCGGGGCAGAACCGGATGGATGTGCTGGCAGAGGCCGCGGAAATTACGCGCCAAATCGTGACTCCGATCGTAGAGAGCGGATTTAACGGCATATTCATCGTTGCCGCGAACCCGGTCGATGTCGTCACCTACATGATCTGGAAGCTGACCGGATTTCCGCGTCACCGCGTGATCGGTTCGGGCACTTCTATCGATTCCTCCCGCCTCAAAACGCTGCTCTCCGACGTTTTCTCCATCGATCCGCGCAGCGTAAGCGGATATGCGCTTGGCGAGCATGGGGAGTCGCAGTTCGTGGCTTGGTCGCATGTGACCATCGGCGGCAAGCCGATACTCGATATTTTGGCCCAGCATCAGGAGCGTTTCAGGCATCTTGATTTAGAGGATATTGCTCGCAAAACGAAAGACGCGGGCTGGGAGATTTTCACGCGCAAAGGCTCGACCCATTTCGGAATCGGCAGCGCGATTGCCCATATTGCACGGTCCGTGCTCAATGATGAGCATAAAATAATCGCCGTATCCGCCATACTCGACGGAGAGTACGGCCAATACGGCGTATGTGCCGGCGTTCCGGCGATTATCAGCAGTGATGGTATTCAGGAACTGCTCGAACTGAAGCTGAATGAGGATGAGCAGCAGCGTTTTAACGATTCTTGTGAGCTAATCCGCCACAATCTGTCCGGGCTGGCATTGGATCCGATATAA
- a CDS encoding amidase family protein, which produces MENNMKIEEWIIEADIRRMQAAMEAGETSSEELVRIYLERIVRYDGKLRSIIEINPEVISIARALDDERYEKGSRGPLHGIPLLLKDNIDTHDALHTSAGTLALAEHVAAQDSFVAAQLRNAGAVFLGKANMTEWANFMADGMWAGYSTRRGLCLNPYGPGELFVGGSSSGSGAAVAANLAAAAIGTETSGSIIGPASQNMLVGIKPTVGLVSRSGIIPITHTQDTAGPMARSVTDAAIMLGAMTGVDERDEVTKTSQGHFLTDYTPFLDASFLKQARIGIPRFYYSQLDPDRMQILEAAIEVLRIEGAAIIDPVELPCQETDWNWSVLRYEFKKGVNDYLAPLPENIPVHTLAEVIAFNNEHAEQCLKYGQNVLEASESTSGTLTEPEYVDTIRVNEEMSRAQGIDYALEKYNLDALLFLGCEEGDDIAARAGYPVITVPGGIAQDGVIAPGGYITKGPQGITFIGTAYSEPTLIKIAYGYEQATKHRVPPEMGMLAGE; this is translated from the coding sequence ATGGAAAATAACATGAAGATAGAAGAATGGATCATCGAGGCGGATATCCGCCGTATGCAGGCTGCAATGGAAGCGGGCGAGACGAGCTCCGAGGAGCTGGTTCGGATCTATCTGGAGCGGATTGTGCGTTATGACGGAAAACTGAGATCCATCATTGAGATTAACCCGGAAGTGATAAGCATCGCCAGAGCGCTGGACGACGAGCGATATGAAAAAGGAAGCCGGGGACCGCTTCACGGCATTCCCCTGCTCCTGAAGGATAATATCGATACCCATGATGCATTGCATACCAGTGCAGGAACACTGGCCCTGGCGGAGCATGTAGCGGCGCAGGATTCATTCGTCGCTGCGCAGCTGCGGAATGCAGGTGCCGTATTCCTCGGGAAGGCCAATATGACGGAATGGGCCAACTTCATGGCAGATGGAATGTGGGCCGGATACAGTACACGCCGGGGACTTTGCCTAAATCCATATGGTCCGGGAGAGCTCTTCGTCGGCGGCTCCAGTTCAGGCTCAGGAGCGGCCGTGGCTGCCAACCTTGCAGCCGCAGCGATTGGTACGGAAACCTCCGGCTCCATCATCGGCCCGGCCAGTCAGAACATGCTGGTGGGCATCAAGCCAACAGTCGGTCTGGTCAGCCGTTCGGGAATTATACCGATTACCCATACTCAGGATACCGCTGGACCGATGGCCAGATCCGTTACCGATGCAGCGATTATGCTGGGTGCCATGACGGGAGTGGATGAACGGGATGAAGTCACAAAAACGAGTCAAGGACATTTTCTAACCGATTATACGCCCTTTCTGGATGCTTCGTTTCTGAAGCAGGCGCGGATCGGGATCCCGCGGTTCTATTACAGTCAGCTGGACCCTGACCGGATGCAGATTCTGGAGGCTGCCATTGAAGTGCTCCGCATCGAGGGAGCAGCCATCATCGATCCGGTAGAACTGCCATGCCAGGAAACAGATTGGAATTGGAGCGTTCTGCGCTATGAATTCAAAAAAGGGGTGAATGACTATTTGGCCCCATTGCCGGAAAACATCCCTGTCCATACGTTGGCAGAGGTTATCGCTTTTAACAACGAACATGCTGAGCAATGCCTGAAATACGGACAAAATGTGCTGGAGGCATCCGAGTCGACCAGCGGAACGCTGACCGAGCCGGAATATGTGGACACGATCCGCGTGAATGAAGAAATGTCACGGGCACAAGGCATCGATTATGCGCTTGAGAAATATAACCTCGATGCGCTGCTGTTCCTGGGCTGTGAGGAAGGCGATGATATCGCGGCCAGAGCCGGATATCCTGTCATTACCGTGCCGGGCGGCATTGCGCAGGATGGGGTTATTGCTCCCGGCGGCTATATCACCAAAGGCCCGCAGGGTATCACGTTCATCGGTACTGCTTACAGTGAACCTACACTGATCAAGATCGCTTACGGATACGAGCAGGCCACGAAGCACAGAGTGCCGCCGGAGATGGGCATGCTTGCAGGAGAATAA
- a CDS encoding DUF4440 domain-containing protein — translation MFDDAFAAIEEYRRVINEGTVEEVNAWISDDFIGYFGYYPDRDYEVYRSEHYKTDNIDTLAMYEGKQPHWEYVDLTRNMRSDNELIISAIVNFSLQGTKVASVLAMEVFRKEQGAWKLYRQHMEKYADV, via the coding sequence GTGTTTGACGATGCATTTGCTGCAATAGAGGAGTACCGCAGGGTGATCAATGAGGGAACCGTGGAAGAGGTAAATGCTTGGATTTCGGATGATTTTATCGGATATTTCGGCTACTACCCGGACAGGGATTACGAGGTTTACCGATCGGAGCATTATAAAACAGATAATATCGATACGCTGGCTATGTATGAAGGGAAGCAGCCACACTGGGAGTATGTCGATCTTACCCGGAACATGCGCTCAGACAATGAACTGATTATATCGGCCATTGTGAACTTTAGCCTGCAAGGCACGAAGGTAGCCAGCGTACTGGCTATGGAAGTATTCCGCAAGGAACAGGGAGCGTGGAAGCTGTACAGACAGCATATGGAGAAATATGCGGACGTCTAA
- a CDS encoding GNAT family N-acetyltransferase — translation MIIYQEHMQNITEASFADGFFDGWPNPPSTATFDRILQNATHIILAIDEHTNHVVGFITALSDRVLTAYIPLLEVVPSYQNRGIGKELTRRMLDKLKDIYMIDLLCDTELQDFYAGLGMRKATGMLIRNYEHQSGKKGTAAE, via the coding sequence ATGATCATTTATCAGGAACATATGCAAAATATCACCGAAGCGTCCTTTGCGGACGGCTTCTTCGACGGATGGCCGAATCCGCCTTCTACCGCAACCTTCGACCGGATTCTTCAAAATGCTACTCATATCATACTGGCAATTGATGAACATACCAATCACGTCGTCGGATTTATTACAGCGCTGTCCGACCGGGTACTGACGGCCTATATTCCTTTGCTGGAGGTCGTGCCTTCCTATCAAAACCGGGGTATTGGAAAAGAGCTGACCCGGCGAATGCTGGACAAGCTGAAAGATATCTATATGATCGATCTGCTGTGCGATACGGAACTTCAAGATTTCTACGCCGGGCTTGGCATGAGAAAGGCAACGGGGATGCTGATCCGGAACTACGAGCATCAATCCGGCAAAAAGGGTACTGCGGCAGAATGA
- a CDS encoding NUDIX domain-containing protein translates to MNQSIWEHWNGHRVKLTWIPGDEQPDPALVTSVHGICLHQGNVLAVHVQGRGFNLPGGHVEPGETPEEAFHREAMEEGSVEGTVVYLGKMEINHEEDEHFDPKGKYPMIGYQLFYRMDITERLPFSREHECLSRIWVEPAEFEHVVNEHRLVGLVLEEALQQDKMQ, encoded by the coding sequence ATGAATCAATCAATATGGGAACATTGGAATGGACATAGGGTCAAGCTGACCTGGATTCCGGGAGATGAGCAGCCCGATCCGGCGCTGGTCACCAGTGTTCACGGGATATGCCTTCATCAAGGGAATGTACTCGCTGTACATGTGCAGGGACGCGGTTTTAATTTGCCGGGAGGACATGTGGAGCCGGGAGAGACGCCGGAGGAGGCCTTTCATCGAGAAGCAATGGAGGAAGGAAGCGTCGAGGGAACGGTGGTTTATCTCGGAAAGATGGAGATCAATCACGAAGAGGACGAGCATTTTGACCCAAAAGGAAAATATCCGATGATTGGCTATCAGCTGTTTTACCGCATGGATATTACGGAACGCCTCCCTTTCAGCCGCGAGCATGAGTGCCTGTCCCGGATCTGGGTCGAGCCGGCGGAGTTTGAACATGTGGTAAATGAACACCGGCTAGTAGGATTGGTGCTTGAGGAAGCCCTTCAGCAGGATAAGATGCAATAA
- a CDS encoding DUF350 domain-containing protein, translating to MTVVVNLVVSVLVIIVLQLLGMLIFSWMTPFKDMEELKKGNVAVGLALGGKFLATAIVLGVAAFTNTSIWFLAMWFAVGYVCLVAAYWIFELVTPGFNIADSLQKGNVAVATLLCLVFIGTAFAVSSLIV from the coding sequence TTGACCGTCGTCGTTAATTTGGTCGTAAGCGTACTTGTCATCATTGTGCTGCAGCTGCTGGGAATGCTGATTTTCAGCTGGATGACGCCATTTAAGGATATGGAGGAATTGAAAAAAGGGAATGTGGCGGTCGGTCTGGCACTGGGCGGCAAATTTCTGGCTACGGCCATCGTGCTTGGCGTTGCGGCATTTACGAATACGTCCATCTGGTTTTTGGCGATGTGGTTTGCCGTCGGTTATGTATGCCTTGTGGCAGCCTATTGGATTTTCGAACTGGTTACACCTGGCTTTAATATCGCTGACAGTTTACAAAAAGGCAACGTCGCGGTAGCTACCCTGCTGTGCTTGGTGTTCATCGGAACAGCATTTGCTGTCAGCAGCTTGATTGTCTAA
- a CDS encoding glutathionylspermidine synthase family protein, whose protein sequence is MMNSVFEVLEPGGQDRKERVEQLGKLGFTWADIGDEEYWLDQLVVMKQETYQELEQASARLWRILDRTVRYVHGNRNLYELIGIPEILWDMLDICPLPEENLISRYARFDYAVSADGSIKLYELNADTPTGYVEASIVTPWMCQEAGIDSPNVRMKELIAAAWGMEKPDTAACIAYGEHLEDSGTIDALVKHSGLDVKCVDCLDLSIDEGIVKDGTGREIKRMFALYPKEWMSVDDAGDALAYSIETGKLELFNPPHSILLQSKGLIAAAWGLYELGLLYNAEEREAIENYILPTYNKPVFSGSYVSKSMFGREGGSVQMFDSEGELEIKDEDGFDTSELFPSVYQMRANLPEISTVAGERRLLTGMFMINGKPCGLLGRAGGLITGNTSHFIAIGVK, encoded by the coding sequence ATGATGAACAGTGTATTTGAAGTACTTGAGCCAGGCGGACAGGACCGCAAGGAACGTGTAGAGCAGCTCGGCAAGCTGGGTTTTACTTGGGCGGATATTGGAGATGAGGAGTATTGGCTTGATCAACTGGTTGTCATGAAACAAGAAACATACCAGGAGCTGGAACAAGCCTCTGCCCGGTTGTGGCGTATTCTCGACCGGACGGTACGTTATGTGCACGGCAACCGGAATCTGTATGAGCTGATCGGCATACCGGAGATTTTATGGGATATGCTCGATATTTGCCCGCTGCCTGAAGAGAACCTGATCAGCCGCTATGCGCGGTTTGATTATGCCGTCTCGGCTGATGGAAGCATTAAGCTGTATGAACTGAATGCAGATACACCAACGGGTTACGTGGAGGCTTCAATCGTTACGCCCTGGATGTGCCAAGAGGCGGGCATCGATTCGCCCAATGTCCGGATGAAGGAGCTAATCGCTGCAGCCTGGGGGATGGAGAAGCCGGATACGGCGGCCTGCATTGCCTATGGCGAACATCTGGAGGATTCCGGAACGATAGATGCTCTTGTGAAGCATAGCGGCCTGGATGTGAAATGTGTCGATTGCCTCGATCTTTCTATAGACGAGGGGATCGTAAAGGATGGCACCGGACGTGAGATTAAGCGCATGTTCGCCCTGTATCCGAAGGAATGGATGTCCGTGGATGATGCGGGCGATGCGCTTGCCTATTCCATCGAGACCGGCAAGCTTGAGCTGTTTAATCCGCCACACAGCATTTTGCTGCAGTCCAAAGGACTGATTGCTGCGGCTTGGGGATTGTATGAACTGGGGCTTCTTTATAACGCGGAGGAACGCGAAGCGATTGAAAATTATATTTTGCCAACCTACAACAAACCTGTTTTTTCTGGCAGTTACGTCTCCAAATCCATGTTCGGACGTGAAGGCGGCTCCGTTCAAATGTTCGACAGCGAGGGAGAGCTGGAAATCAAGGATGAGGACGGCTTTGATACGAGCGAATTATTCCCTTCCGTCTATCAAATGAGAGCGAATCTTCCGGAGATCAGCACGGTTGCCGGAGAACGCCGTCTATTGACCGGAATGTTCATGATTAACGGAAAACCATGCGGTCTGCTCGGCAGAGCCGGTGGGTTGATCACAGGGAATACGAGTCATTTTATCGCGATAGGAGTGAAATAG
- a CDS encoding PQQ-binding-like beta-propeller repeat protein, translated as MNKTKFLRIGTISALTAAMLCSVSSVPVTHADSPAVSYSYWAPEQIKAPLQKPQWTAAVDPNAAAAVTDDGTVLSFSGKKLIALNLTNGKKIYTYGNQLKPKVQYLKGSAYGIGEDGRVYAINAKTGKELWHTAAGLTDVDSPIVIGDTVYVTKKNAVIALEAATGKQRWKAVEEQAENGGSITMEEDGVVFVSYILSGALSFSQVNAIDKKTGKILWKADHHETPISVRDGLVYSKAEPTPFGEESDTLKATFSVLNAKTGKLMGERVYSWPKADVNSTSSGYSGSMLLDGNDLYLVTETSVSKYDFSHYEPEGKPLKKWIKPGSLISLIGSVHAGRIYFMDYATNAVLGMKLADGQKVNWRTDNPPIQTDIYGNGVYVGQSDGIFRGYNLQTTAPAFTVNTGSRNYGPTLRSGNMLIIQAKDAGKLITVPVPKALQ; from the coding sequence ATGAATAAAACCAAGTTTCTCCGCATCGGAACGATATCCGCCCTCACAGCTGCTATGCTGTGCAGTGTAAGCTCCGTTCCCGTAACCCATGCCGATTCTCCTGCCGTTTCGTACAGTTATTGGGCCCCCGAGCAGATCAAAGCCCCTCTGCAAAAACCGCAGTGGACGGCAGCCGTCGACCCCAACGCGGCCGCGGCAGTTACCGATGACGGAACGGTGCTTTCCTTTTCCGGGAAAAAGCTGATCGCCCTGAATCTGACTAACGGTAAAAAGATATATACCTACGGCAATCAGCTGAAGCCCAAAGTACAATACTTGAAAGGCAGCGCCTACGGCATTGGGGAAGACGGCCGTGTATATGCCATTAATGCCAAAACAGGAAAAGAGCTTTGGCATACAGCCGCAGGCTTGACCGATGTGGATTCTCCTATTGTGATCGGGGATACCGTCTATGTGACCAAGAAAAATGCAGTGATTGCTTTGGAAGCAGCTACGGGCAAACAGCGCTGGAAGGCAGTCGAGGAACAGGCTGAAAACGGCGGCTCGATAACCATGGAGGAGGATGGGGTGGTTTTCGTATCCTATATCCTCTCCGGGGCACTGTCATTCTCTCAGGTAAACGCCATTGATAAGAAAACGGGCAAGATATTATGGAAAGCAGACCATCATGAAACGCCAATCAGCGTTAGGGATGGACTGGTCTACTCCAAAGCGGAGCCAACTCCATTTGGTGAAGAAAGTGATACATTGAAGGCAACTTTTTCCGTTCTCAATGCCAAAACAGGCAAACTGATGGGAGAGCGGGTATACTCTTGGCCGAAAGCGGATGTGAATTCCACCTCTTCCGGTTACAGCGGCTCCATGCTGCTTGACGGAAACGATCTTTACCTGGTTACGGAAACATCTGTATCCAAGTATGACTTCAGCCACTACGAACCGGAAGGCAAGCCGCTGAAAAAATGGATCAAGCCGGGCAGCCTCATTTCCCTCATCGGTTCGGTGCATGCCGGCAGGATTTATTTTATGGACTACGCTACAAATGCAGTTTTGGGCATGAAGCTCGCGGATGGCCAGAAAGTAAATTGGAGAACTGACAATCCGCCGATCCAGACAGATATTTACGGTAACGGTGTTTATGTCGGGCAAAGCGACGGTATATTCCGTGGTTATAATCTGCAAACGACGGCTCCGGCGTTTACCGTTAATACAGGGTCTCGCAATTACGGTCCGACCCTCCGCTCCGGCAATATGCTGATTATTCAGGCCAAGGATGCCGGCAAGCTGATTACCGTTCCGGTGCCGAAGGCACTGCAGTAA
- a CDS encoding DMT family transporter, with translation MKRISYLLLIGISLIWGSQFFLVDLVIGSVPPVTLAAAKALIGAGTLALLDIMLGKKQPLSAKKAPWRIYIWIGLLEAVIPFILIGWGQQTISSSMASILMGTIPIFTILFVKLFVPGETISSAKWFSVIMGMAGIGILFVPDMGTSLHSGSFAGYLALLGASVSFSGSLILIKRLPPMSSILAMRNVLFAASVMLVPLAFLLEDPAHVVLTPKQILAVVILGSFHAGIVYMFYNLLIQRAGATFTSLNNYLVPPIGIILGVSILGDHFTWNAAIALVVILLSLAAGGLEKKKGS, from the coding sequence ATGAAAAGGATATCCTATCTGCTCCTCATCGGAATCAGTCTGATTTGGGGATCGCAGTTTTTTCTGGTCGACCTTGTGATCGGCTCCGTACCTCCCGTCACCCTTGCGGCGGCCAAAGCGTTGATTGGCGCAGGTACTCTTGCACTGCTTGATATCATGTTGGGGAAGAAGCAGCCGCTTTCAGCGAAAAAAGCGCCTTGGCGTATCTATATATGGATCGGTTTACTTGAAGCGGTCATTCCCTTCATCCTGATCGGATGGGGACAGCAAACCATAAGCAGCAGCATGGCATCCATTTTGATGGGAACGATTCCGATCTTCACGATCCTGTTCGTCAAGCTGTTCGTGCCCGGCGAAACTATTTCTTCAGCCAAATGGTTCAGCGTTATCATGGGAATGGCCGGTATCGGCATCCTGTTTGTGCCCGATATGGGTACTTCCCTCCATAGCGGCAGCTTCGCCGGTTATCTGGCATTGCTCGGAGCTTCGGTGAGTTTTTCAGGATCGCTAATCTTGATAAAACGGTTGCCTCCGATGTCCTCCATTTTGGCCATGAGGAATGTGCTTTTCGCGGCTTCCGTTATGTTAGTCCCGCTTGCTTTTCTGCTCGAAGACCCGGCTCATGTGGTCTTGACTCCCAAGCAAATCCTCGCCGTAGTTATCCTTGGAAGCTTCCATGCAGGGATTGTATATATGTTCTACAATCTGTTAATCCAACGTGCAGGCGCCACGTTCACCTCCCTGAACAATTATCTGGTACCGCCCATTGGCATCATTCTCGGCGTATCTATTCTGGGAGATCATTTTACATGGAATGCAGCGATCGCACTGGTTGTTATCTTGCTCTCCTTGGCAGCCGGAGGATTAGAAAAAAAGAAAGGATCGTGA
- the gcvPB gene encoding aminomethyl-transferring glycine dehydrogenase subunit GcvPB, whose product MKRIAREHTVRNFHQAKWDEPIIFELHKQGERGVEAPQAESAIEAAVGDGISVIPDSMMRTEPPALPEIGQAKVLRHYLRLSQETMGSDFNVEIGQGTCTMKYIPRVNEMMIRTPKMMDLHPLQHVDDVQGILEVYHRLDLAMREISGLDRFSFQPSSGTQALLTMASIVRAYHESRGEGEQRNEIITTMFSHPSQAATAVVKGYKIITVQPDADGFPDIEQLKRAVSFRTAGFVVANPEDTGIFNPRIREFTDIVHAAGGICYYDQANANGLLGVTRAKEAGFDMCFFNLHKTFAAPHMCGGPATGALGVTEALAPFLPGPVVSRSGERYELQEPGELSIGKVRSFHGVAQTVLRSYAWIRSLGAEGLLNVAQVAVLNNNYLYHKILQIPGASAPYIKGNRLEQVRYSWQKMTEDTGVTTEDVTRRMCDFGLHYWTSHHPYVVPQPFTLEPTESYSKEDLDEYIQALAQISKEAYSEPETVKNAPTRSTVHRIDDSSFDDPAKWCITWRTYLKKTASPQA is encoded by the coding sequence ATGAAACGCATCGCACGCGAGCATACAGTACGAAATTTTCATCAAGCCAAATGGGATGAGCCGATTATTTTTGAACTGCATAAGCAAGGAGAGCGTGGTGTGGAGGCCCCGCAGGCGGAGTCGGCGATTGAAGCGGCTGTCGGAGATGGGATCTCGGTCATTCCGGACAGCATGATGCGCACAGAGCCTCCGGCTCTGCCGGAAATCGGCCAGGCCAAAGTGCTGCGTCATTACCTGCGTCTGTCCCAGGAAACGATGGGATCGGATTTCAACGTTGAGATCGGCCAGGGTACCTGTACCATGAAATACATCCCGCGCGTTAACGAAATGATGATCCGTACGCCGAAAATGATGGATCTTCATCCGCTGCAGCATGTGGACGATGTGCAGGGCATTCTGGAGGTATATCACCGGCTTGATTTGGCGATGCGCGAGATTTCCGGTTTGGACCGGTTCTCCTTTCAGCCGAGCAGCGGCACACAAGCCTTGCTCACGATGGCATCCATCGTCCGTGCCTATCACGAGTCCAGAGGAGAGGGAGAGCAGCGCAACGAAATCATCACGACGATGTTCTCACATCCCTCTCAGGCCGCCACAGCAGTCGTCAAAGGCTACAAAATCATCACGGTTCAGCCGGATGCAGACGGTTTTCCGGATATTGAGCAGTTGAAGCGCGCAGTCTCCTTCCGGACGGCAGGCTTCGTCGTAGCGAACCCCGAGGATACCGGTATTTTCAACCCGCGCATCCGGGAATTCACGGATATCGTGCATGCCGCAGGCGGCATCTGCTACTATGATCAGGCCAATGCGAACGGACTGCTCGGCGTTACCCGCGCGAAGGAAGCAGGATTCGATATGTGCTTTTTCAACCTTCATAAAACCTTTGCGGCACCGCATATGTGCGGAGGACCGGCAACGGGCGCCCTCGGCGTCACCGAAGCACTAGCTCCATTCCTGCCGGGGCCAGTTGTAAGCCGCAGCGGCGAGCGTTACGAGCTTCAGGAGCCGGGAGAGCTCAGCATTGGCAAGGTGCGAAGCTTCCATGGCGTGGCTCAGACCGTGCTCAGATCATACGCCTGGATTCGCAGCCTCGGAGCGGAAGGCCTGCTGAACGTCGCCCAGGTGGCCGTACTGAACAACAATTATCTCTATCATAAAATCCTGCAAATTCCGGGTGCTTCTGCTCCTTATATCAAGGGTAACCGTCTGGAGCAGGTACGCTACAGCTGGCAAAAGATGACCGAAGATACCGGGGTCACAACCGAGGATGTGACACGCCGGATGTGCGACTTTGGACTGCATTATTGGACCAGCCATCATCCATACGTAGTACCGCAGCCGTTTACGCTGGAACCGACGGAATCCTACTCCAAGGAGGATCTGGACGAGTACATTCAGGCACTCGCGCAAATTTCCAAGGAAGCCTACAGTGAGCCGGAAACGGTCAAAAATGCGCCGACCCGCAGCACCGTGCATCGCATTGACGATTCCAGCTTCGATGACCCTGCGAAGTGGTGCATCACCTGGAGAACTTATTTGAAGAAGACGGCTTCGCCCCAGGCGTAG
- the gcvPA gene encoding aminomethyl-transferring glycine dehydrogenase subunit GcvPA yields MAQHKRASSHPYIPNMIPEVQRQMLDEIGVERIEDLYRIIPDELKLKKEMDMPPALSEQELRRHVSRLLNRNESTQDVVSFLGAGCWPHFIPAVCDEINQRSEFVTAYAGEPYEDHGRFQALFEYQSLMAELLDMDVVNVPTFDWAQAASTSLRMAARMTGRTEVLLAGTIDKDKLKIIVNYITPDLSYQLVDFRTESGELNLQDLRNKITSNTAAVYFENPSFFGTIESQGRQIADIVHEAGAVCVVGVDPISLGVLKPPSQYGADIVCGDLQPLGMHMNYGGGQAGFIATRNEEKYVMEYPSRLFGIAPTIVEGEYGFGDVAYERTSFHDREKGKESVGTQTALWGITAGVYLALLGPHGMQELGQTIMQKSQYAAKLLEEIEGMSVRLQSPFFKEFVADFTKTGLTVEEIQKQLRIEGIQGGHDLSADFPELGQSMLLCVTEVHTQEDIELLAAALDRICSRGMKGVEC; encoded by the coding sequence ATGGCACAGCATAAACGGGCATCTTCGCATCCCTATATACCGAACATGATTCCGGAAGTTCAGCGCCAGATGCTGGATGAGATCGGAGTAGAACGGATCGAGGATTTGTACCGGATCATTCCGGATGAGCTAAAGCTGAAGAAAGAGATGGATATGCCCCCTGCTTTAAGCGAGCAGGAGCTGAGACGGCATGTCAGTCGGCTGTTGAACCGAAACGAAAGCACGCAGGATGTCGTCAGTTTTCTCGGGGCAGGCTGCTGGCCGCATTTCATTCCGGCAGTATGCGATGAAATTAACCAGCGTTCCGAGTTTGTGACAGCTTATGCAGGGGAGCCATATGAGGATCACGGCCGGTTCCAGGCTTTGTTCGAATACCAGAGCCTTATGGCGGAGCTGCTGGATATGGATGTTGTGAACGTGCCTACCTTTGACTGGGCGCAGGCTGCGTCGACCTCGCTGCGGATGGCCGCTCGGATGACCGGACGTACGGAGGTGCTGCTTGCGGGAACGATCGACAAGGATAAGCTGAAGATCATCGTCAACTACATTACGCCGGACCTGTCTTATCAGCTGGTTGATTTTCGGACAGAATCCGGTGAGCTGAATCTTCAGGATTTGCGTAATAAAATCACAAGCAATACGGCCGCGGTGTATTTTGAGAATCCATCCTTCTTCGGCACGATCGAGTCACAGGGACGGCAAATTGCCGACATTGTCCATGAAGCAGGCGCGGTATGTGTAGTTGGAGTGGACCCGATTTCGCTTGGAGTACTCAAACCGCCAAGCCAATACGGCGCAGATATCGTATGCGGCGATCTGCAGCCCCTCGGGATGCACATGAATTACGGCGGCGGCCAGGCGGGCTTTATCGCCACCCGTAATGAAGAGAAATATGTGATGGAGTATCCTTCACGCCTGTTCGGTATCGCTCCTACGATCGTGGAAGGCGAGTACGGCTTCGGGGACGTCGCTTATGAACGGACTTCATTCCATGACCGGGAAAAAGGAAAAGAATCCGTTGGAACCCAAACGGCGCTGTGGGGTATTACGGCGGGGGTGTACCTCGCACTGCTCGGACCTCATGGCATGCAGGAGCTGGGCCAGACGATTATGCAAAAATCCCAGTATGCTGCGAAGCTGCTTGAAGAAATTGAGGGCATGTCCGTCCGATTGCAGTCCCCATTTTTCAAAGAGTTTGTTGCGGATTTTACGAAGACAGGCTTGACGGTAGAGGAGATTCAAAAACAGCTGCGTATTGAAGGCATTCAGGGCGGTCACGATTTATCCGCTGACTTTCCTGAGCTTGGTCAGAGCATGCTGCTCTGTGTCACAGAGGTTCACACCCAGGAGGATATCGAGCTGCTTGCAGCAGCGCTGGATCGCATTTGCAGCCGGGGAATGAAGGGAGTGGAATGCTGA